One Salvia splendens isolate huo1 chromosome 12, SspV2, whole genome shotgun sequence genomic window carries:
- the LOC121757938 gene encoding AT-hook motif nuclear-localized protein 24-like, producing the protein MDGHQLPPPFHTRDFNLQQHQTSEEEEEEEQSETSDLNKSGPGTGEGELSVTRRPRGRPAVSKNKPKPPIIVTHDSVNALRTHVMEISDGCDVIDAVSTFARRRQRGVCVMSGMGSVANVTLRQPGAGAVATLHGRFEILSLLGSFLPPPAATGLTVYLAGGQGQVVGGSAVGQLLAAAPVIVMAASFSNAAYERLPLDEDENAAQVQGGSPPPQIQQLMGDLQGMPPNLFNPIQMQNDAFWATGRPPF; encoded by the coding sequence ATGGATGGCCATCAACTCCCACCACCATTCCACACAAGGGATTTCAATTTGCAGCAGCACCAAacctccgaagaagaagaagaagaagaacaaaGCGAGACCAGCGACCTAAACAAGAGCGGCCCAGGCACGGGCGAGGGGGAGCTGTCCGTAACCCGGAGGCCCCGAGGCCGCCCGGCCGTGTCGAAGAACAAGCCGAAGCCGCCGATCATCGTCACCCACGACAGCGTCAACGCCCTCCGCACCCACGTCATGGAGATCTCCGACGGCTGCGACGTCATTGACGCCGTCTCCACCTTCGCCCGCCGCCGCCAGAGGGGCGTGTGCGTGATGAGCGGGATGGGCAGCGTCGCCAACGTGACGCTGAGGCAGCCCGGGGCAGGGGCAGTCGCGACCCTGCACGGGAGATTCGAGATCTTGTCGCTCTTGGGGTCGTTCCTGCCCCCACCCGCGGCCACAGGGCTCACCGTGTACCTCGCGGGCGGGCAGGGGCAGGTGGTCGGGGGCAGCGCGGTCGGGCAGCTTCTCGCGGCGGCGCCCGTTATTGTAATGGCGGCCTCGTTTAGCAATGCGGCGTATGAGAGATTGCCGCTGGATGAGGATGAGAATGCGGCCCAAGTTCAAGGAGGATCGCCGCCGCCGCAAATTCAGCAGTTGATGGGGGACTTGCAAGGGATGCCGCCTAATctttttaacccgattcagatGCAAAACGATGCGTTTTGGGCTACGGGTAGGCCGCCATTCTAG